CTGTCACGAACCCACGCGTTGTTTTGCTCAGCGCCAATGTCGTCTAATACGAGGACTTGGCTGGCTTTGATTTCATTGACCCAGAGTTTTGCGTTATCAAAATCGAGGTCAGAAATAAAGGTGGGGTAGTGAAGTAGGGTGGTGGAGATGTTCTTTTTGGCAAGTTCATTGGCCATTGCGGCCAGCATGAAGGATTTTCCTACGCCAAAATCGCCGTAGAGATAGAGGCCTTTGTGCTGGGGAAAATTGCTAATGAAGTCCACTAGGGCTTGGTAGGGTTCGATGCGTTGGACGTCATCTAAAGCGATGTCGGCAAGGCTGACTTGTTTCAAGGATTTGGGCAAGCCGATGATGTTCACTCGGCGCAAGAGATTTTGAGCGGCTTGTTTTTCGGCTAAATCGCTGGTTGTTTGGTAGGAGACGTCTGCATAGCCGTGGTTCATAATCAGGATTGGTTCGTAGCCGTCTGCGGCTCTTTTTTCACCTTTTTTGAATTTTTCACGTTCGCGCAGGTATTCGTAAAATTTGGAATAAGAGCGTTGAATTTCGTCTGTGGTCATCTGGTGTTGACTGATAAAGGTTTGAACAGCGCTGTCTTTCATGACTTCGGTGACTAATTTTTCAAAGTTTTCTCGAATGTCTTGACGTTGTCCTAAGATATCGCCGATTGATTCCATAGCTTTGCGCTCCTTTTTTTCGTGTGTTCAGTGACTAAAAGCAGAGGTTTTCCTTTTGCTTGCTAACTTGTGGGCTTGGTGTTTTCTAATTTTTTGAGGGAGTCAAGTCGGATTTGTTCAAGTTTGACGAGGTCGGCTTGGCTGGTTTT
The DNA window shown above is from Lactococcus sp. S-13 and carries:
- the dnaI gene encoding primosomal protein DnaI, which encodes MESIGDILGQRQDIRENFEKLVTEVMKDSAVQTFISQHQMTTDEIQRSYSKFYEYLREREKFKKGEKRAADGYEPILIMNHGYADVSYQTTSDLAEKQAAQNLLRRVNIIGLPKSLKQVSLADIALDDVQRIEPYQALVDFISNFPQHKGLYLYGDFGVGKSFMLAAMANELAKKNISTTLLHYPTFISDLDFDNAKLWVNEIKASQVLVLDDIGAEQNNAWVRDSILQVILQHRMQENLPTFFTSNLKMSELEQHLAETKKAEEIWPAKRVMERIKYLAKEMRLKGENRRHD